In one window of Thermodesulfobacteriota bacterium DNA:
- a CDS encoding class I SAM-dependent methyltransferase, which yields MGVGTGRFVAMRFSGAFGLDPAPGALKFAMTRGIRCVCGAGESLPFRDGIFNAVLMVVTLCFVREPQAVFDEAARVLASGGSAVAGFIPRGSPWGELYEKKKREGSPFYSGARFLSLPDIERSANAAGFRVASISSTLFQAPSGPARLEEPVSFYDEKAGFVSVRLEKG from the coding sequence ATAGGCGTAGGCACTGGGAGGTTCGTCGCCATGCGCTTTTCCGGCGCTTTCGGGCTCGACCCGGCGCCTGGGGCGCTGAAATTCGCCATGACGAGGGGGATCAGGTGCGTGTGCGGGGCAGGGGAATCCCTTCCGTTCAGGGATGGTATCTTCAATGCGGTCCTCATGGTCGTAACTCTCTGCTTTGTCCGGGAGCCGCAGGCCGTTTTTGATGAGGCCGCCCGCGTCCTGGCATCCGGCGGGAGCGCCGTAGCGGGGTTCATTCCGCGCGGCTCGCCGTGGGGCGAGCTTTACGAAAAAAAGAAGCGCGAAGGGAGTCCCTTTTACAGTGGCGCGAGATTCCTGTCCCTGCCGGATATCGAAAGGTCAGCGAACGCCGCGGGTTTTCGTGTCGCTTCGATTTCGAGCACGCTTTTTCAGGCCCCATCCGGCCCTGCCCGCTTAGAAGAGCCAGTTTCCTTTTATGACGAGAAGGCCGGGTTTGTGTCTGTGAGGCTTGAAAAGGGATAA
- a CDS encoding tyrosine-type recombinase/integrase, with protein MLTDLKLKRYKCTPGKREILWDRNGLGLLTGARKKTWVFRYTFDAERKLITLGEYPVMGLEEARKEAAEAKLKVKKGIDPGTIKKIEKAERQASPTFEELVSEFWDRELSKQKSGADRRRLLLKDVVPVWGRLKVKDIKRRHIVVLLDEIEKRSKSTRNHVHGVLGRLFNFAAERGVIEDSPCTRIKKPKEESRSRVLSDKEIKLVWAALDPSNKKIDMYVITKLALRMILLTGQRPGEVAGMSLEELTPEGFWTIPAERMKGSEAHTVPLCPLALETIERARSFSGDCPFVFRSSYKENAPVTRAALSRAVVRHWKAMGLKEAFTPHDLRRTLRTRLAELGIDDIVAEKVIGHRLQGMLAVYNRHSYDMEKRHTLELWERKLRSILEIDAPVVAKIIPMGR; from the coding sequence ATGCTCACCGATTTGAAGCTCAAAAGGTACAAATGCACGCCAGGGAAGCGAGAGATTTTATGGGATAGGAACGGGCTTGGCTTACTCACCGGCGCAAGGAAAAAAACATGGGTCTTCAGATACACCTTTGATGCAGAACGCAAGCTCATTACGCTGGGCGAGTATCCGGTAATGGGGCTCGAGGAGGCCAGGAAGGAAGCAGCGGAAGCCAAGCTGAAGGTCAAGAAAGGGATTGACCCTGGGACGATTAAAAAAATCGAAAAGGCCGAAAGACAGGCCTCACCTACCTTCGAGGAACTAGTCAGCGAGTTTTGGGACCGGGAGCTGAGCAAGCAGAAATCCGGCGCAGACAGGCGGCGGCTCCTCCTGAAAGACGTTGTGCCGGTATGGGGGCGGCTCAAGGTAAAGGATATCAAGCGCCGTCATATCGTCGTCCTCCTGGACGAAATAGAAAAGCGATCCAAATCTACCAGAAACCACGTCCACGGCGTATTGGGGCGGCTCTTTAATTTCGCAGCCGAGCGCGGCGTTATCGAGGATAGCCCTTGCACCCGCATAAAGAAGCCCAAAGAGGAATCCAGAAGCCGCGTCCTATCGGATAAAGAAATCAAGCTGGTATGGGCGGCCCTGGACCCTTCAAACAAAAAGATAGACATGTACGTTATTACAAAACTGGCCTTGAGGATGATTCTACTCACTGGCCAGAGGCCCGGAGAGGTTGCGGGAATGTCATTGGAGGAGCTCACCCCGGAGGGATTCTGGACCATACCGGCTGAAAGGATGAAAGGCTCCGAGGCTCACACGGTTCCGCTCTGTCCTCTGGCGCTTGAGACGATAGAACGGGCCCGGAGCTTCTCGGGAGATTGCCCTTTCGTATTCAGAAGCTCCTACAAAGAGAATGCACCCGTAACCAGGGCGGCCCTATCCCGCGCCGTCGTCCGGCATTGGAAGGCTATGGGGCTTAAAGAAGCCTTCACACCTCACGATCTCAGGCGAACCCTCCGCACAAGGCTTGCCGAATTGGGTATAGATGATATCGTCGCAGAAAAGGTAATCGGGCACCGGCTCCAAGGGATGCTGGCCGTCTACAACAGGCATAGCTACGACATGGAAAAACGACATACCCTCGAATTATGGGAGCGGAAACTCCGGTCGATATTGGAGATCGATGCGCCGGTAGTGGCGAAAATCATACCGATGGGGAGGTAG
- a CDS encoding nucleotidyl transferase AbiEii/AbiGii toxin family protein, which translates to MLIGGPPSVCGFTPYHTVQILGTTSGFGDIIIPSPLSLDYPTILEFPAPHLRGYTMESTIAEKFEAMVKLDILNSRMKDFFDIWLLSRQFDFDGETLAKAITMTFSARGTGIPSEPPPLTDTFASDATKVKQWQGFIRKNRLTDVPEDFGKIIKNLATFLGPIAVSLAAGHDFKGIWKAPGPWSS; encoded by the coding sequence TTGCTCATCGGTGGTCCTCCTTCAGTGTGCGGCTTTACACCTTATCACACTGTCCAAATTTTGGGGACCACCTCTGGTTTTGGCGATATAATAATTCCTTCACCTCTTTCTCTAGATTATCCTACGATACTCGAATTCCCAGCACCACACCTTCGTGGTTACACCATGGAAAGCACTATTGCAGAAAAATTTGAAGCGATGGTAAAGCTGGATATTTTGAACAGCCGCATGAAAGATTTCTTCGATATTTGGTTACTATCAAGACAGTTTGATTTTGATGGAGAAACATTAGCAAAGGCAATCACGATGACCTTCTCTGCGCGTGGCACGGGAATCCCGTCAGAGCCGCCTCCTTTGACAGATACCTTTGCTTCCGATGCCACAAAAGTTAAACAATGGCAAGGTTTTATCCGCAAAAACAGATTAACCGATGTCCCGGAGGATTTCGGAAAAATAATTAAGAATCTCGCTACCTTCCTTGGACCTATTGCCGTAAGTTTGGCCGCGGGTCATGATTTCAAAGGTATCTGGAAAGCACCAGGCCCTTGGTCAAGCTAA
- a CDS encoding sulfurtransferase TusA family protein has product MNGQSIVEHRPDKEIDLKGTTCPGNFVHAKLSLEKLNEGQVLKIIVDHEQAVTEMPRAIEFEGHRVLEVKRLNSTDWEVLVQKSGEADF; this is encoded by the coding sequence ATAAACGGGCAATCGATTGTAGAACACAGACCGGACAAAGAAATTGACCTGAAGGGCACCACCTGCCCGGGAAACTTCGTCCACGCAAAGCTATCGCTTGAAAAGCTTAACGAAGGCCAGGTATTGAAGATAATAGTCGACCATGAGCAGGCCGTAACCGAGATGCCAAGGGCGATAGAGTTCGAGGGGCACAGGGTGCTTGAGGTCAAACGACTGAACTCCACCGACTGGGAGGTGCTTGTCCAGAAGAGCGGTGAAGCCGATTTTTGA
- the pstA gene encoding phosphate ABC transporter permease PstA has protein sequence MKRPLLEEKIFKALMLAATFIVVGSLALILATVFIKGFSALSIDMLIKTPQGGFYMGKEGGILNAITGSLVLSLGATALAFILSLPLALYLNLYLRKSSRFAFSARFLLDILFGVPSIVYGAFGFIIMVFFGLRASLLAGVITVALLVVPVMTRAMDEVLKTVPFDLKEVSLALGANRLETGLKVMLRQALPGLLTAVLISFGRAISDAASVLFTAGFTDSLPYSLFQPVATLPLAIFFQLGTPFPEVQERGYASALVLTVIILAISIAARIISRRFTKNTVK, from the coding sequence GTGAAAAGGCCGCTTTTGGAAGAAAAGATATTCAAGGCGCTCATGCTCGCCGCCACCTTTATCGTCGTCGGCTCTCTCGCGCTCATCCTCGCTACCGTTTTCATAAAAGGCTTCAGCGCTCTCTCTATCGATATGCTGATTAAGACGCCGCAGGGCGGCTTCTACATGGGCAAGGAGGGCGGCATACTCAATGCCATCACGGGCTCTCTGGTATTGAGCCTGGGGGCCACGGCGCTGGCCTTTATCTTGAGCCTGCCTTTGGCACTCTACTTGAACCTTTACCTCCGGAAGTCATCGAGGTTCGCTTTTTCGGCACGCTTTCTTTTGGACATACTATTCGGGGTGCCGTCGATCGTATACGGCGCTTTCGGCTTCATCATAATGGTCTTCTTCGGGCTCAGGGCATCGCTCCTTGCAGGGGTAATAACCGTCGCGCTGCTCGTAGTCCCTGTCATGACAAGGGCCATGGACGAGGTCTTGAAGACCGTGCCCTTTGACCTCAAGGAAGTCTCGCTGGCTTTAGGCGCGAACAGGCTTGAAACCGGGCTGAAAGTAATGCTGCGGCAGGCCTTGCCGGGTCTACTTACCGCCGTTCTCATTTCCTTCGGGAGGGCCATAAGTGACGCCGCTTCAGTGCTTTTTACGGCTGGCTTTACGGATTCGCTCCCTTATTCGCTCTTCCAGCCGGTTGCCACATTGCCTCTTGCAATCTTCTTCCAACTGGGCACTCCATTTCCGGAAGTACAGGAACGAGGCTATGCGTCAGCCCTCGTCCTTACTGTGATAATACTGGCGATAAGCATCGCCGCGAGGATCATAAGCAGAAGGTTTACAAAAAACACTGTCAAGTAG
- the pstC gene encoding phosphate ABC transporter permease subunit PstC, whose protein sequence is MDIRKLKDRLARRVMFFICASVISLAFFIALVLFARATPVFSSAGIGDILLSGYWHPDEGRFGLANFIIGTFLVTGVAIVIAVPLGMLTAIYLSEYADRRVRGIIKPVIDLLAGISPIIYGVWGVIVVVPLVRDYIMPFVSETFPFFPFASDNYTGFSALSAGIVLSVMVFPIIISVAEEVMRTVPEGLREVSLSLGATKWQTVKHAVVRKAWPGIIAAVILGLSRALGETMAVLMVAGSALNVLPASIFDTAYPLPAFIANTYGELMSIPLYDSAVFLAAFVLLAVTAAFNMLGWGILLKLEKGGA, encoded by the coding sequence ATGGATATCAGAAAACTTAAAGACAGGCTCGCCAGGCGCGTGATGTTTTTCATCTGCGCCTCGGTTATAAGCCTCGCGTTTTTTATTGCCCTTGTTCTTTTCGCGAGGGCTACCCCCGTCTTTTCATCGGCGGGTATAGGAGACATATTGCTCTCCGGCTATTGGCACCCCGATGAAGGCAGGTTCGGGCTAGCCAACTTCATAATCGGCACATTCCTTGTCACTGGAGTCGCGATTGTAATAGCCGTCCCCCTCGGCATGTTGACGGCCATTTATTTGTCCGAGTATGCCGATAGACGGGTAAGAGGTATCATCAAGCCGGTAATAGACTTGCTCGCAGGGATATCTCCCATCATATACGGCGTATGGGGCGTAATAGTGGTCGTGCCGCTGGTGCGGGACTACATCATGCCGTTCGTAAGCGAAACATTCCCGTTCTTCCCGTTCGCCTCTGACAACTACACGGGCTTTTCAGCCCTGAGCGCGGGTATTGTTCTTTCGGTGATGGTCTTCCCGATAATCATCTCTGTTGCCGAAGAGGTCATGAGGACCGTGCCTGAAGGATTGCGGGAAGTTTCTCTTTCGTTGGGAGCGACAAAGTGGCAGACGGTCAAGCACGCGGTTGTAAGAAAGGCATGGCCTGGAATTATAGCTGCCGTGATACTGGGGCTCTCAAGGGCCTTAGGCGAGACGATGGCTGTGCTGATGGTGGCTGGCTCTGCTCTTAATGTCCTTCCGGCATCCATATTCGACACGGCCTATCCGCTCCCGGCCTTTATCGCAAATACATACGGCGAGCTCATGTCCATACCGCTTTACGATTCAGCCGTATTTCTCGCTGCCTTCGTTCTTCTGGCGGTCACTGCCGCGTTCAACATGCTCGGCTGGGGGATACTCCTCAAATTGGAAAAAGGAGGCGCGTAG